One window of Salegentibacter sp. Hel_I_6 genomic DNA carries:
- a CDS encoding translocation/assembly module TamB yields MEKEKKTKKNKYRILKILAKFFAGLFIFIILLLLFIRSPWGQDIIKNQVVKNISSKTDTEISLDKLFITFSGNIQLDGLYLEDEHGDTLVYSKSLEADIPIWPIIQGNAISVDQLDWEGLKANIVRKDSVEGFNYEFLMKAFATDSTQQAPPEQTSQDTSATQEINIGNINFKDFDINFKDDVMGIDTEVSLGKLNLEFQKTNLEEMDFRVENASISNTRIKYIQNKAFPELENEDPPPMPYLVIDNFNLDNVQVTYNSSPDGIKADMDIREFLAEVPLMDLKNQEIEVNKIALQKSDIKVEMKTLEKDQDTTTTETQPFSWPEWKVNVNKIDLSDNQLSYFVDGATPKKGAFNPNSVVIDSLDFKANILFLKDEKAGAEIAALNFKEASGLKLKKLNFNLNLENTQLDLSNVALALNENQLGGEASLKYNSIQELIDNAESAQVSLNFPTISVDVRDAFRFQPDLKSNPYMLELSKNKVTGNFQASGKLSAIAISRANFNWKNTSFSANGNIYNATDPDNIRFNIPRFNAKSRKFDLTGFVSEKDLGISIPKNIQLSGNLKGSAEDITTKAFLQTSEGNIRLEGNFANQEEIVFQGNMTSEELQLGNLLQNESLGALNLEIKTSGRGSTVNTLNAKLDATINSFSYNDYEITDLNINGDIENGTGNISSSYKDENIDLALNSQVELDSVKPKANLNLDLKGIRLQEMGLSSRDIRLGFKLNARFEGNAEEYETYADFTKAVVVYDDDTYLPGDLNAHAFVRTDSTSLQISNKILELDLKSNADPVDFSRALNRHYESYFTDVDPLDTVQKPVNLKLRGTIIDAPVLNEVFLSSLEQLDTIHIEADFIEKERKLNALVSLPYINYAGSEIDSLEFSLNSDPENFDFNLGFKAINSGPLAIQETDFNGSLSEDKLFLDFTSTQGEERLIHIASEISKPGDSLRFHINPEDLILNKNEWSLSPENEIIIAGENITANNFSLNRNNQEVRISSDLPNSNDNHVGLEFSNFRLASLVNYLNPEEKLASGQLNGYLILEDPLQKIGILAGLEINDLHAMEVELGKLTLNSTPKDDFQYDVGMAIKGENVDLDLTGDFKALDSTTALNMEMNINRINMKTMEAFSAGAITNGEGSLSGNLSLGGDTANPEYSGELQFDEAKFNLAMLNAPFTFPSETLKFDNEGLYFNQFKVEDENSNSFVVDGEVLTESYLNPEFDLSFKARNFQVLNASKEDNELFYGTAVFDADATLTGDLNIPKMDMEISIGSKTDFTYVLPEEELAMQERDGIVIFTNRENPDDILTGGEEEESTNLAGYDISARIKIEESAAFNIIIDEQTGDNFRVKGEGDLDFKMNPNGRMNLSGAYTMSSGHYEMSLYNLVKRRFEIAEGSRITWSGDPFDASLDVSAIYRVETSPSSLMAQDGTNQFRRELPFLVYLNVDGELMQPKLSFGLQMPDEEQGAAGGQVYGRIQQLNSQEAELNKQVFSLLVLNRFYPTSGSDGSAGGNLAIARDNLNQALSDQLNMFSDKLLGDTGIELNFGVDSYTDYQGNSATERTQVDIEAQKKLLDDRLIVSVGSEVDVQGDRRPNEEASPVIGNVSIEYLLTENGRFRLKGFRRNEFENIIDGQLIVSGIAFIFTREFNEFQELWDNFFLKEEETSAENNEEEN; encoded by the coding sequence CCGAATATTAAAGATCCTCGCAAAATTCTTTGCGGGGCTCTTTATTTTTATAATATTATTGCTGCTTTTTATAAGAAGTCCCTGGGGACAGGATATTATTAAAAACCAGGTAGTAAAGAATATTTCCAGTAAAACCGATACTGAAATCAGCCTTGACAAACTTTTTATCACCTTCTCAGGAAATATCCAACTTGATGGGCTTTACCTGGAAGATGAACACGGTGATACGCTGGTTTATTCAAAATCGCTGGAGGCCGATATTCCTATTTGGCCAATTATTCAGGGGAACGCAATAAGCGTAGATCAACTGGATTGGGAAGGTTTAAAGGCAAATATTGTAAGAAAAGATTCGGTTGAAGGTTTCAATTACGAATTTTTAATGAAAGCTTTCGCTACAGATTCTACACAACAAGCCCCTCCGGAACAAACTTCTCAAGATACTAGTGCAACACAGGAAATAAATATAGGTAATATCAACTTTAAAGATTTTGACATAAATTTTAAAGATGATGTTATGGGTATAGATACCGAAGTATCCCTCGGTAAGCTTAACCTGGAATTCCAAAAGACCAATCTTGAGGAAATGGACTTTAGGGTTGAAAATGCAAGTATCTCCAATACAAGAATAAAATACATTCAAAACAAAGCTTTCCCTGAGCTGGAAAATGAAGACCCGCCACCAATGCCATATTTGGTAATAGATAATTTTAATCTGGATAATGTACAGGTTACTTATAATTCCAGTCCAGATGGAATTAAAGCAGATATGGATATCAGGGAATTTTTGGCTGAAGTTCCACTTATGGATCTAAAAAACCAGGAAATAGAAGTGAATAAAATTGCTCTTCAAAAATCTGATATTAAGGTTGAGATGAAAACTTTAGAAAAGGATCAGGATACTACAACTACCGAAACTCAACCTTTTTCCTGGCCCGAATGGAAAGTTAATGTGAATAAAATTGACCTTTCTGATAATCAACTAAGTTATTTCGTAGACGGGGCAACTCCTAAAAAAGGAGCGTTTAATCCCAATTCCGTTGTGATTGACTCTCTAGATTTTAAAGCGAATATTTTATTTTTAAAAGACGAAAAGGCCGGTGCTGAAATTGCAGCACTAAACTTTAAGGAAGCTTCCGGGCTTAAGTTGAAAAAGTTGAATTTTAACCTTAATCTTGAAAACACACAACTTGATCTTTCAAATGTGGCTCTGGCACTCAACGAGAATCAATTAGGAGGAGAAGCGAGTTTGAAATATAATTCTATCCAGGAATTAATTGATAATGCTGAATCGGCTCAAGTATCATTAAATTTTCCAACAATCTCGGTAGATGTTAGAGATGCTTTTAGGTTTCAACCAGATCTAAAATCCAATCCTTATATGTTGGAGTTAAGCAAAAATAAGGTTACTGGTAACTTTCAAGCATCCGGAAAACTTTCTGCGATTGCTATTTCCAGGGCTAACTTTAATTGGAAAAACACGTCATTTTCCGCTAACGGAAATATTTACAACGCCACCGATCCCGATAATATTCGATTTAATATTCCCCGATTTAATGCAAAATCAAGAAAATTTGATCTTACCGGCTTTGTAAGCGAAAAAGACCTTGGAATAAGTATTCCGAAGAATATTCAGTTAAGCGGAAATCTTAAGGGTAGTGCTGAAGATATTACCACGAAAGCCTTTTTACAAACTTCTGAAGGTAATATTCGTTTGGAAGGGAATTTTGCCAACCAGGAGGAGATTGTGTTTCAGGGCAATATGACTTCTGAAGAACTTCAACTTGGAAATCTTTTGCAAAATGAAAGCCTGGGCGCTTTAAATCTTGAAATTAAAACTTCAGGTAGGGGAAGCACTGTAAATACGCTAAATGCTAAATTAGACGCTACCATAAATTCTTTTTCCTACAATGATTATGAAATTACCGATCTTAATATAAATGGTGATATAGAAAACGGAACCGGTAATATAAGTTCAAGTTATAAAGATGAGAATATAGATTTAGCGCTAAACTCCCAGGTTGAACTTGATTCAGTTAAGCCAAAAGCAAATCTTAACCTGGATTTAAAAGGGATAAGATTGCAGGAAATGGGGCTGTCTTCCCGGGATATTCGACTTGGTTTTAAATTAAATGCCCGGTTTGAAGGAAATGCTGAAGAATATGAAACTTATGCCGATTTTACCAAGGCGGTGGTGGTATACGATGATGACACTTATCTCCCCGGCGATTTAAATGCACACGCATTTGTAAGAACCGATTCTACTTCTTTGCAAATAAGTAATAAAATATTAGAGCTGGATCTAAAATCTAATGCCGATCCTGTAGATTTCTCCAGGGCGCTTAACCGGCACTATGAATCTTATTTTACAGATGTAGATCCACTGGATACCGTGCAAAAACCGGTAAATCTTAAGCTTCGCGGAACAATAATAGATGCCCCGGTTTTAAATGAAGTGTTTTTATCGAGTCTTGAGCAATTAGACACCATTCATATTGAAGCCGATTTTATAGAGAAAGAGCGAAAACTAAACGCTTTAGTAAGCCTTCCCTATATAAATTATGCGGGTAGTGAGATTGATAGTCTTGAATTCAGCTTAAATTCAGATCCTGAAAATTTTGATTTTAATCTCGGTTTTAAAGCCATAAACTCAGGTCCATTGGCAATCCAGGAAACAGATTTTAATGGGAGTCTATCTGAAGATAAATTATTTTTAGATTTTACATCGACCCAGGGAGAAGAACGTTTGATCCATATTGCTTCAGAAATAAGCAAACCCGGCGATAGTCTTCGTTTTCATATAAATCCGGAAGATCTAATTTTAAATAAAAATGAATGGTCGCTTTCTCCTGAAAACGAAATTATAATTGCTGGAGAAAATATAACAGCAAATAACTTCTCACTTAATCGTAACAATCAGGAAGTAAGGATAAGCAGTGATTTGCCTAATTCTAATGATAATCATGTAGGTCTGGAATTCAGCAATTTTAGACTGGCTTCGTTAGTGAATTATCTTAATCCTGAAGAAAAACTTGCTTCAGGCCAGCTAAATGGATATTTAATTTTAGAAGATCCGCTTCAAAAAATAGGAATTTTGGCTGGTTTAGAAATTAACGATCTACACGCTATGGAAGTTGAACTTGGAAAACTTACTTTAAACTCTACTCCTAAAGACGATTTTCAATATGATGTGGGAATGGCCATTAAAGGCGAAAATGTAGACCTGGATTTGACCGGAGATTTTAAAGCCTTAGATTCTACAACCGCTTTAAATATGGAGATGAATATTAATAGAATTAATATGAAAACCATGGAAGCTTTTTCTGCCGGTGCAATTACTAACGGGGAAGGCAGTTTATCCGGAAATTTAAGTTTAGGAGGGGATACAGCAAACCCCGAATATTCTGGCGAGCTTCAGTTTGATGAGGCTAAATTTAATTTAGCAATGCTAAATGCCCCGTTTACTTTCCCTTCAGAAACTTTAAAATTTGATAATGAAGGTCTCTATTTTAATCAATTTAAGGTAGAAGATGAGAATTCAAATAGCTTTGTTGTAGATGGGGAAGTGCTAACCGAAAGTTATCTAAATCCCGAATTCGATCTTAGCTTTAAGGCAAGAAATTTTCAGGTTTTAAATGCTTCAAAAGAGGATAATGAGTTGTTTTACGGGACAGCCGTTTTTGATGCTGATGCTACTTTAACCGGAGATCTAAATATCCCAAAAATGGATATGGAGATTAGTATAGGCTCCAAAACCGATTTTACTTATGTACTGCCCGAAGAAGAATTGGCGATGCAAGAAAGGGATGGAATTGTGATCTTTACAAATAGAGAAAATCCCGATGATATTTTAACCGGGGGCGAGGAAGAAGAATCTACAAACCTTGCCGGGTACGATATTAGCGCACGAATCAAAATTGAGGAATCGGCCGCATTTAATATCATTATAGACGAGCAAACGGGAGATAACTTCAGGGTGAAAGGAGAAGGAGATCTTGACTTTAAAATGAATCCTAACGGTAGGATGAACCTTTCTGGAGCTTACACTATGAGTAGTGGCCATTATGAAATGAGTTTATATAACCTGGTGAAAAGACGTTTTGAAATCGCAGAAGGAAGCCGTATTACCTGGTCTGGCGATCCTTTTGATGCCAGCCTGGACGTTAGTGCAATTTACCGGGTAGAGACTTCACCGTCTTCACTTATGGCCCAGGATGGTACTAACCAGTTTAGACGGGAACTACCATTTTTAGTTTATCTAAATGTAGATGGGGAACTTATGCAACCCAAATTATCTTTTGGACTACAAATGCCCGATGAAGAACAAGGTGCTGCCGGGGGGCAGGTTTATGGAAGGATTCAGCAATTGAATTCACAGGAAGCTGAATTAAACAAGCAGGTGTTTTCGCTACTGGTACTTAACCGTTTTTATCCCACTTCAGGAAGTGATGGTAGCGCCGGCGGAAACCTGGCAATTGCCAGAGATAATTTAAACCAGGCACTTTCAGACCAACTAAATATGTTTTCTGATAAATTATTGGGAGACACCGGGATTGAACTTAATTTTGGGGTGGACAGCTACACCGATTATCAGGGAAATTCGGCTACAGAGCGAACCCAGGTAGATATTGAAGCGCAAAAGAAATTATTAGACGATAGATTAATTGTTAGTGTGGGTAGTGAAGTAGATGTGCAGGGAGATAGAAGGCCAAATGAAGAAGCAAGCCCGGTGATAGGTAATGTGAGTATTGAATATTTACTTACTGAAAATGGACGTTTCAGGTTAAAAGGTTTTCGAAGAAATGAATTTGAAAATATTATAGACGGCCAGCTTATAGTAAGTGGAATTGCCTTTATTTTCACCCGGGAATTTAATGAATTTCAGGAGCTATGGGATAACTTCTTTTTGAAAGAAGAGGAAACTTCAGCTGAAAATAATGAAGAAGAAAATTAA